In the genome of Mesorhizobium sp. NBSH29, the window CCGCGAAGTTCTGGTGATCGTCGTAGCTCAGCTGAACGTTGAAAGCTGCCTTCGGCGAAACTGTCGCCGTCATGCCGCCCCAGACAGCCCAGTCGCCGCCCCACTGACCGTAGAAGTTTGGCTCGCCAGCATCGTCGCTCTTGAAGCCACCCATGACGAAGGCCGAGATCGTTTGCGTGGCCACGAAGTCCAGGCGTGCCTTGGCAGCCCATTCTTCATAGACCGAATCATAGCCACCCATGACCGATACGCCGCCCCAGCCCTGCGTGAACTTCACACCGCCGGTGACGTGAGGAACATAGCTGTCGATCGTGTAATCGTCATAGCCTTCTTCCAGCGCCAGACCGGCCGAGAAGCCGTTGGTGCCGTGGAAAGTGTAAGAGATGGTGTGGATCGACTTTGAAGTCGGGCCATAGGCGATCAGATCGTCATTGATCACGTTGCCGGCATAGTTGGAGAACGTGTCAAAGAACGTATCGGTGCGACCGATCAGGAAGCCGCCGAGCTCGATGTAGGCGTGCTCAACGTCGACAGCCTGCTTCGTGCTGGTGACATCGCCGAAGTTGGTGGCGAGCGTTGTCGTGTCCCAGTTGAAATTGATCTGCATGAACGAGCGCAGCGTGCCGAGCTCGGTGTCGGTGCGGGCGTCAAGCTTCAGGGCTGCGCGAGCACGCTTGTAGTAGGTGTCGTTGAAGTCAACGATGCCGTTCACCAGGTCCTTCTTGTCGACCACGTCTTCGTGACCGAGGAAACCGGCGCCGATGTCGTAACGGACGTAGCCGCCAACGTTCAGGCAGGTTTCAGTACCTGGCATGTAATAAAATCCTGCGCCGTAAACGTCACAGACGCGAACATATTCAACTGGCTCCGGCTCCGCCAAAACGACAGGGTCCGCGGCGCGGGCGCCTGAAATGGCGACAAGCGATGCTGCCGATCCGAGAATAAGACTTCTGATATTCATTCTATGCTCCGAAAATTTTTGCGGGCAGTTCCGCAGAACCACACATTCAAAGGTGAACTAGCCCCCGCCGCTTCATTTGGGGATTCCCTCCCCGAGTGCACGAAAAAAAAATGCCTTTCGAGCGACCTCTTGGACGATGTGTTTGCCACTGTGGCCGAAAAGTAACGACTGCCGCAAAGGCAACCTCTAATTGCATCTGAAACTCTTTGCTGGAGGCCCAAGGTGGAACTGAGGAGGACCAAATTCCTGACCTTGCCATTGCCATCGGCGCGCTCTCCCGGCTGAGCCCAGCATGTGCGCGAATTTTTAGTGGGCAAGCAGGCTGGCATGCGCGACGCTTGCAACCACTTGCCGCAGATGCAGCCAGTGGCTACATGTCGGCAACCAAAGGAGACCCGCATGCTCGCTCTGATCCAGACCATCCTCATGGCGCTCGACATTTTCTGGTGGCTGATCATCGGTTCGGCGATCTTCTCCTGGCTCTATGCGTTCAATGTCGTCAATCCGCGCAACCAGGCCATCGCCGCGATCGGCAACGCGCTGTTTCGTGTGACGGAACCGGCCCTGAGGCCAATTCGGAACCGGATGCCAGATCTCGGTGGCATCGACATCGCACCCATCGTCCTCTTGCTCATCATCTTTTTCATCCGTCAGTTTCTGATCCAGACCGTCGCCCCGATGGTGATCTGAACCACATGCGCGCAAGCCCGGTCCGGCTACGCAGCGACGGTCTCGATATTCAGGTGAGGCTAACCCCGCGCGCCGCAACCGACACGATAGACGGACTGATGGAAGCCGCGGACGGCAGGATTTATATCAAGGTGCGCGTCCGTTCTGTGCCGGAAGGTGGCAGGGCAAACACTGCGCTGGAACGCCTCGTCAGCACATGGCTTGGTGTTCCGGTGCGGGATGTGGCGCTGGCGTCAGGCTCGACTTCGCGGATCAAGACCGTACGCATCGCGGGCGATCCAGCTGAAACCGCAAAACGGCTGCAAGGTCTGATCGGGTGCTTGGCGGATCCGTGATTTGCCCTTAGTTTGCATTTCTGACACGGAGCAAGGACGACATGCGTACATTCCCTGCAGCCCTTATGGTAATTCTAGTCTCAGCCCCTGCCCTGGCGGGTGAGATTTCGAGCGAATATACGGATCTGGATACGGTGAAAGATTGCGTCACCTATGCAACTGCTGCAGAAGGCGACGGTGAATGGGCCAATCTTGCCTGTGCCGGCTATCGCGGCTTTCCAGTGCTCCTTTCCTACAATGACGCACGTGAATCGCTTTTCTACGGCTTTCCGCCGGCAGGCGACGTTGCCCCGGCCTGGGAAAGCTTCAGCGCCTTCAATTCATCCGGCCCGAAGATCGAATGGCGCGTCGAGGCCTTCGGCGACCGCAAGGTCCCCTTCGCCACCATCCATCGTCGAAATGTCAGCAGTCCGGAAGACTCGGACACCAAAATTGAAGTGCTGGTGGTCTCAAAGGTTGCCCAGATGGTCGAGCGCGAAAGCTGTGTCATCGGGCTGGTGGTCGCCACGGGCAACAGCAGCGCCAATGAGATGGCCCGCAAGATCGCCGACGAACAGACCCTCACCTTTGTCTGCGGCGCAGATCAGCGCACTGTCGTCAGCGGAGATATAGAACTGCCCGAATTCTCCCGCACGGAGAACTGATACCCGCCCTATGAGGACCGGCTCCCCGGTGCCGCTGGCGCGGAACAAAATTCAGCATCGCGGTCAGCGGCAATCGCGTGCACTGTGTGCTGTTGCAATTGCGCGGCCAGTTCAGCCGGCTCGCCGTCTAGCGCTTCAAGGGCGATAGGTTTTCCGATCGTCACAGAAAAGGCGCGGCCCTTTTTGTTGAGCAGCTCATGGAAGATCGTCATGTCGCGCAGTTCGGTGGAATATTTGGACAGCAGATAAAACAGCCCCGAGTTACGCGCCGTGATCCGCGCCGGAACAACCGGATAGCGATAGCGACGGGCAAGCGAGACAATCGACGTCTGCCACGGGCGCTCGGTCAGAACATCTTCGTTCCAATAGGCTATGCGACCCGACGGAAACAGAACCACCGCCTTGTTGGCGGCGAAGGCGCGGGCTGTCATTTCAAGCGTATCGCGGCTCTTGGCGTGTGATTTTTCGCCCTGCCGCCATTCCACGGGAATAATCAGATCGCGTAGGCCATTGGCCACGCGCAGCGCATCGCGGTTGGCAAAGATCGCCATGTCGGGACGTACATTCTTCAGCACATCGAAAATCGCGACCCCGTCGGGGATGCCGGTCGGATGGGTGGGCGCGAGAATAAAACCCTCGTTTCTCGGAAGGTTTTCAAGGCCGTCCACCGTAACATCCAGTGACAGCAGGTCGCTGAGGTAGGACATGGCATCCCAACCGGACATGTCGGCAACCGTGTCGGCCATGTCGACCGCCTGGCGATAATGCAAAAAGCGCAGCAGGAACGGCCGCAGCAGCGGCCACATGGGATGGCGCGACAGCTTGGTCGACCGCTCGGCGATCATCTGGTCGACGATATGCGCATTGTCGCCTGTGGTTCCAAACCACCGCGCACCGAGCGTTGCTGTGAAGCCGGATGGCGTCATCCGCGAATCCATTCCC includes:
- a CDS encoding porin, whose amino-acid sequence is MNIRSLILGSAASLVAISGARAADPVVLAEPEPVEYVRVCDVYGAGFYYMPGTETCLNVGGYVRYDIGAGFLGHEDVVDKKDLVNGIVDFNDTYYKRARAALKLDARTDTELGTLRSFMQINFNWDTTTLATNFGDVTSTKQAVDVEHAYIELGGFLIGRTDTFFDTFSNYAGNVINDDLIAYGPTSKSIHTISYTFHGTNGFSAGLALEEGYDDYTIDSYVPHVTGGVKFTQGWGGVSVMGGYDSVYEEWAAKARLDFVATQTISAFVMGGFKSDDAGEPNFYGQWGGDWAVWGGMTATVSPKAAFNVQLSYDDHQNFAAVANVAYELVPGLTITPEVVYADNFDDDTVDAFDGGKFGGFLRFQRSF
- a CDS encoding YggT family protein; protein product: MLALIQTILMALDIFWWLIIGSAIFSWLYAFNVVNPRNQAIAAIGNALFRVTEPALRPIRNRMPDLGGIDIAPIVLLLIIFFIRQFLIQTVAPMVI
- a CDS encoding DUF167 family protein; amino-acid sequence: MRASPVRLRSDGLDIQVRLTPRAATDTIDGLMEAADGRIYIKVRVRSVPEGGRANTALERLVSTWLGVPVRDVALASGSTSRIKTVRIAGDPAETAKRLQGLIGCLADP
- a CDS encoding 1-acyl-sn-glycerol-3-phosphate acyltransferase → MDSRMTPSGFTATLGARWFGTTGDNAHIVDQMIAERSTKLSRHPMWPLLRPFLLRFLHYRQAVDMADTVADMSGWDAMSYLSDLLSLDVTVDGLENLPRNEGFILAPTHPTGIPDGVAIFDVLKNVRPDMAIFANRDALRVANGLRDLIIPVEWRQGEKSHAKSRDTLEMTARAFAANKAVVLFPSGRIAYWNEDVLTERPWQTSIVSLARRYRYPVVPARITARNSGLFYLLSKYSTELRDMTIFHELLNKKGRAFSVTIGKPIALEALDGEPAELAAQLQQHTVHAIAADRDAEFCSAPAAPGSRSS